The Aliiroseovarius pelagivivens genome contains a region encoding:
- a CDS encoding MFS transporter, translated as MLEVLSNRTYRNLFLAQVVALIGTGLATVALGLLAYDLAGANAALVLGTIFTIKMIAYVGLAPIASAMADRVNRRALLVTLDLIRALVVLCLPFATTLWQVYGLIFVLQAASAAFTPTFQATIPDVLPDEERYTKALSLSRLAFDIENILSPTLAALILTIASYSSLFLGTTLGFMISALMVMSVRLPDPKPATRRGFYDRTTLGIRIYLATPRLRGLLGLNLAVSSAGAMVLVNTVVLVRSQLGLDESALAWSMFAFGFGSMIAAVTLPKALNIWAERPLMLSGACLMAATLFGLTVIIELWGLTWPILLVAWAVIGLGYSTVLTPSGRLLARSAHAEDRPAIFAAQFALSHACWLLTYPLSGWLLTVFGTVPTLLVLAGLATLGIIAALRFWPADDPVEVAHTHDNLPLNHPHLKGHRRHTHALVIDDAHPQWDSHF; from the coding sequence ATGTTAGAGGTTCTCAGCAACCGAACTTACCGTAACCTGTTTCTGGCGCAGGTCGTCGCCCTTATAGGCACGGGGCTCGCCACCGTCGCGTTGGGGCTTTTGGCCTATGATCTTGCGGGTGCGAACGCCGCGCTGGTTCTGGGAACGATCTTCACGATCAAGATGATCGCCTATGTGGGGTTGGCCCCAATTGCCAGTGCGATGGCCGACCGGGTGAACCGACGTGCCCTTCTGGTGACGTTAGATCTGATCCGCGCATTGGTGGTGCTCTGCCTGCCCTTTGCCACGACGCTATGGCAGGTCTATGGGTTGATCTTCGTGCTGCAAGCAGCTTCGGCCGCGTTCACGCCCACCTTTCAGGCCACCATCCCGGACGTGTTGCCGGATGAAGAGCGCTATACCAAGGCGCTGTCTTTGTCCCGTCTGGCCTTTGACATTGAAAACATCCTGTCCCCTACCCTTGCCGCCCTGATCCTGACCATCGCGAGCTATAGCAGCTTGTTTCTGGGCACCACGCTCGGTTTCATGATCTCGGCCCTGATGGTGATGTCCGTCCGCCTGCCCGATCCCAAACCCGCGACCCGTCGTGGGTTCTATGACCGTACGACACTTGGCATCCGCATCTATCTCGCCACGCCCCGACTGCGCGGCTTGCTGGGGCTGAACCTTGCGGTATCCAGCGCCGGCGCAATGGTTCTGGTGAACACAGTCGTTTTGGTGCGCAGTCAATTGGGACTGGATGAAAGCGCGTTGGCCTGGAGCATGTTTGCCTTCGGATTTGGCAGCATGATAGCCGCCGTGACCTTGCCCAAAGCCCTGAACATCTGGGCCGAACGCCCGTTGATGCTGTCAGGGGCTTGCCTGATGGCCGCCACTCTTTTCGGGCTCACCGTGATTATCGAGCTTTGGGGGCTTACGTGGCCCATCTTGCTGGTCGCGTGGGCTGTGATCGGGCTGGGGTATTCTACGGTGCTGACACCCTCGGGACGGTTGCTGGCCCGCTCGGCCCACGCCGAGGACCGGCCCGCCATCTTTGCTGCCCAGTTTGCCCTGTCACATGCCTGCTGGCTACTAACCTATCCGCTGTCAGGCTGGCTTTTGACCGTATTTGGAACGGTACCGACCCTTCTGGTCCTTGCTGGCTTGGCCACGCTTGGGATCATAGCAGCGCTTCGTTTCTGGCCCGCCGACGATCCGGTCGAGGTCGCCCATACTCACGACAACCTACCCCTGAATCACCCGCACCTAAAAGGTCACCGCCGCCACACCCATGCTTTGGTCATTGACGACGCGCACCCCCAATGGGACTCGCATTTTTAA
- a CDS encoding Re/Si-specific NAD(P)(+) transhydrogenase subunit alpha, with protein sequence MKIGVPKEVFEGENRVAMTPESAKMLQKLGYDCVIETKAGAAAGFSDAVYKEAGVEVVKTAAALWKAADIIAKVRQPNDTELKRLSADKTLISFFNPGGNEDGMEKAKKSGANVIAMEMVPRISRAQKMDALSSMANIAGYRAVIEAGNNFGRFFTGQVTAAGKVPPAKVLVVGAGVAGLAAIGTSTSLGAITYAFDVRPEVAEQVESMGAEFVYLDFEEEQQDGAATGGYAAVSSPEFREAQLAKFRELAPEVDIVITTALIPNREAPKLWLKDMIDAMKPGSVIVDLAAEKGGNAEGTVMDEKVVTENGVTIIGYTDFPSRMAAQSSSLYANNIRHMMTDLTPEKDGVVNHDMEDDVIRGATVTHQGEITFPPPPPKVQAIAAKPKEVVPELTPEEKRAAEVAAFKAQTKQQVTLLAVGGGLMLLAGLFTPASFMQHFIVFVLAVFVGFQVIWNVSHSLHTPLMAVTNAISSIIILGALMQIGSGSFLVILLAAASVFMAGINIFGGFLVTRRMLAMFQKS encoded by the coding sequence GTGAAAATCGGTGTACCCAAGGAAGTATTTGAGGGCGAAAACCGGGTCGCAATGACGCCGGAAAGCGCCAAGATGCTGCAAAAGCTGGGCTATGACTGCGTGATCGAGACCAAGGCCGGTGCGGCTGCGGGTTTCTCGGATGCGGTTTATAAAGAAGCAGGTGTCGAGGTCGTCAAGACCGCCGCCGCGCTTTGGAAAGCTGCAGACATCATCGCAAAAGTGCGTCAGCCGAATGATACCGAGCTGAAGCGTCTGTCGGCGGATAAAACGCTGATCAGTTTCTTCAATCCCGGCGGCAATGAAGACGGGATGGAGAAGGCCAAGAAATCCGGTGCCAATGTCATCGCGATGGAAATGGTTCCCCGTATTTCGCGCGCGCAGAAAATGGACGCCCTGTCCTCGATGGCAAACATCGCAGGTTATCGTGCGGTGATCGAAGCTGGTAACAACTTCGGCCGTTTCTTCACAGGTCAGGTCACTGCTGCTGGTAAAGTTCCGCCTGCCAAGGTTCTGGTTGTAGGCGCCGGTGTGGCCGGTCTGGCTGCGATTGGTACCTCGACCTCGCTGGGTGCGATCACTTACGCGTTCGACGTGCGTCCGGAAGTGGCCGAGCAGGTTGAAAGCATGGGCGCCGAGTTCGTCTATCTGGATTTCGAGGAAGAACAGCAGGACGGTGCCGCCACCGGTGGTTACGCCGCTGTGTCCTCGCCCGAGTTCCGCGAAGCCCAACTTGCCAAGTTCCGCGAACTGGCTCCTGAAGTTGACATCGTCATCACCACCGCGTTGATCCCGAACCGCGAAGCTCCGAAGCTTTGGTTGAAGGACATGATCGACGCGATGAAGCCGGGCTCGGTCATTGTTGACCTTGCTGCCGAAAAGGGCGGCAACGCCGAAGGCACCGTGATGGACGAGAAGGTCGTGACCGAAAACGGCGTGACCATCATCGGCTATACCGACTTCCCGTCGCGTATGGCTGCGCAGTCCTCGTCGCTTTACGCCAACAACATCCGTCACATGATGACTGACCTGACGCCTGAAAAGGACGGTGTGGTCAATCACGACATGGAAGATGACGTGATCCGTGGCGCGACCGTGACCCATCAGGGCGAGATCACATTCCCGCCGCCGCCCCCGAAGGTGCAGGCCATTGCAGCCAAGCCCAAGGAAGTGGTGCCGGAACTGACACCGGAAGAAAAACGCGCCGCTGAAGTGGCTGCGTTCAAAGCCCAGACCAAACAGCAGGTCACTCTGCTTGCGGTCGGTGGTGGTCTGATGCTGCTTGCTGGTCTGTTTACGCCCGCAAGCTTCATGCAGCACTTCATCGTGTTCGTTTTGGCCGTGTTCGTTGGCTTCCAGGTGATCTGGAACGTAAGCCACTCGCTGCACACACCGCTGATGGCTGTTACCAACGCCATTTCGTCGATCATCATTCTGGGCGCGCTCATGCAGATCGGATCGGGAAGCTTCCTTGTCATCCTGCTGGCGGCGGCCTCGGTCTTCATGGCCGGGATCAACATTTTCGGTGGTTTCCTCGTGACACGGCGCATGCTTGCCATGTTCCAGAAATCTTAA
- a CDS encoding DMT family transporter, with translation MTPNRGILLKLGSVAFFMSMQAMIKAASGHLPPGEIVFFRSIFALPIIAAWLAYEGRLHSALRTQQLWGHVSRGTVGVMAMGLNFTAVAYLTLPDITAILYASPIITVVLAAIFLGEQVRMVRIGAVLAGLVGVLIIMWPQLQGLGGGDELRAFGAMLALTAACFIAVAKILVRKLVGVDPPSTVVIYASFTAIVLSLLTVPFGWVWPTGNEFALLLAAGLAGGVGQLMLTTAYTHAEASTIAPFDYSSMIFALAFGFLFFGDLPTAQTLFGSAIVISAGLVIIWRERRLGKDRSKSRAAGAPSG, from the coding sequence ATGACCCCAAATCGCGGAATACTTCTGAAACTCGGATCGGTTGCGTTTTTCATGTCCATGCAGGCCATGATCAAGGCTGCCTCGGGCCATCTTCCCCCCGGCGAGATTGTCTTTTTCCGTTCGATCTTTGCTTTGCCGATCATTGCAGCGTGGTTGGCCTATGAAGGTCGGCTACATTCGGCCCTGCGCACGCAGCAGCTGTGGGGGCATGTCAGCCGGGGAACCGTGGGCGTTATGGCGATGGGGTTGAATTTCACCGCCGTGGCCTATTTGACGCTGCCAGACATCACCGCGATCCTATATGCATCGCCCATCATTACCGTGGTCCTGGCGGCGATTTTTCTTGGAGAGCAGGTGCGCATGGTGCGGATCGGGGCGGTGCTGGCCGGGCTGGTCGGGGTCCTGATCATCATGTGGCCGCAGCTTCAGGGCTTGGGTGGCGGGGATGAACTGCGCGCCTTCGGAGCGATGCTGGCATTGACCGCGGCCTGTTTCATCGCGGTGGCCAAGATCCTTGTGCGCAAATTGGTAGGGGTGGATCCGCCCTCGACCGTGGTGATCTATGCCTCGTTTACGGCGATCGTCCTGTCGCTTCTGACCGTGCCTTTCGGTTGGGTTTGGCCCACTGGGAACGAATTCGCGTTGCTCCTGGCGGCAGGGCTTGCGGGAGGTGTCGGGCAGTTGATGCTGACCACCGCCTACACCCATGCCGAGGCCTCGACCATTGCGCCGTTTGACTATTCGTCGATGATCTTCGCACTTGCCTTCGGGTTCCTCTTCTTTGGTGACTTGCCCACGGCGCAAACCTTGTTTGGCTCGGCCATCGTGATCTCGGCGGGGCTGGTGATCATTTGGCGAGAGAGACGATTGGGCAAGGACCGCTCGAAATCCCGCGCCGCCGGTGCGCCAAGCGGGTGA
- a CDS encoding TadE/TadG family type IV pilus assembly protein, whose translation MDHTTNAKGIWNRMCSRVADFARTESGTVTVESVIILPLLLFGLQATYAYFEAYRHQSLALKANYAIADYLSRIPAYDQSMVDGLDELFEYMTRSSESSWVRVTVVECKRSATKCNVEIPRKIHVPQPDGTLWNSHGSDGKLRHNNASLRAKLAHHIPKMYNGEHLIVVETSAQFRPTFAGRWTGIYRPEFLHISVTSPREHDTLCWPDEATCAGL comes from the coding sequence ATGGATCACACCACGAACGCGAAAGGGATATGGAACCGGATGTGCAGCCGGGTCGCTGATTTCGCACGAACGGAATCCGGTACGGTGACGGTTGAAAGCGTCATTATTCTGCCGCTTCTTTTGTTCGGGCTTCAGGCCACCTATGCCTATTTCGAGGCCTATCGCCACCAAAGTCTGGCGCTGAAGGCCAACTACGCGATTGCTGACTATCTGTCCCGTATTCCGGCCTATGATCAGTCTATGGTGGATGGGCTGGACGAGCTGTTCGAGTATATGACCCGCAGTTCGGAAAGCAGTTGGGTGCGTGTGACTGTTGTGGAATGCAAGCGTAGCGCCACCAAATGCAACGTTGAGATACCCCGCAAAATTCATGTGCCTCAGCCAGATGGAACTCTTTGGAACTCGCACGGAAGCGACGGCAAGCTGCGCCACAACAATGCTTCGTTGCGTGCGAAATTGGCCCACCACATCCCAAAGATGTACAATGGCGAGCATCTCATTGTTGTTGAGACATCAGCACAGTTCCGCCCAACTTTCGCAGGTCGCTGGACTGGGATCTATCGCCCTGAGTTCCTGCATATCTCGGTCACCAGCCCGCGCGAGCACGACACTCTGTGTTGGCCGGACGAAGCAACCTGCGCAGGGTTGTAG
- a CDS encoding TadE/TadG family type IV pilus assembly protein — MSQLIWWRDQSGSSTIEFVLWFPLFMTLFLTSFELSYYGMRSVFLERAVDMTVREMRLGISRPQNTGQFKTQVCEKTLLAGTCADDLMVELILVNQATWNMPKGNISCIDRNDAMQPLPAFGGGGGGDLMLLRVCWLKRPFFATTPLVMGLPRDANGEIALTAVSTYVNEP; from the coding sequence ATGTCCCAGTTGATCTGGTGGCGTGACCAGAGCGGCAGTTCGACGATCGAGTTCGTCCTCTGGTTCCCGCTGTTCATGACGTTGTTCCTGACGTCATTCGAGCTTAGCTACTATGGGATGCGCTCAGTGTTCCTAGAGCGCGCAGTGGACATGACGGTGCGCGAGATGCGTCTGGGCATCAGTCGCCCTCAGAACACGGGGCAGTTCAAAACGCAGGTCTGTGAAAAGACATTGCTGGCGGGGACGTGCGCCGACGACCTGATGGTCGAGCTGATTTTGGTTAATCAAGCTACCTGGAATATGCCCAAAGGCAATATCAGCTGCATTGACCGGAATGACGCTATGCAACCCCTTCCTGCCTTTGGTGGCGGGGGTGGTGGCGACTTGATGCTGTTGCGGGTGTGCTGGTTGAAACGCCCGTTCTTTGCCACGACACCGCTTGTGATGGGCCTGCCGCGTGATGCGAATGGCGAAATCGCCCTGACGGCCGTGTCGACCTATGTGAACGAACCGTGA
- the ftsW gene encoding putative lipid II flippase FtsW, protein MTEMVYGAVPAQSGDPILPRWWRTIDKWSVSCILILFGIGILLGLAASPPLAERNGLGYFHYVERQLVFGVAALITMFAFTMMTPQMVRRLGVLGFIVALVAVMLLPVLGTDFGKGATRWYSLGFASVQPSEFLKPGFVVVAAWLMAASQEINGPPGRAMSAGLVTVIVMFLAMQPDFGQSALILFGWGVMYFLAGAPILLLVGAAGLVVLGGTFAYHNSQHFARRIDGFLNPEVDPTTQLGYATNAIREGGFFGVGVGEGQVKWSLPDAHTDFIIAVAAEEYGLLLVLIIIALYATIVVRSFLRLIRERNTFIRLAGSGLAAMFGVQALINMGVAVRLLPAKGMTLPFVSYGGSSLIAGGIALGMLLAFTRTRPQGRMQDVFANRQGR, encoded by the coding sequence ATGACTGAGATGGTGTATGGTGCGGTCCCCGCGCAAAGCGGCGATCCCATTCTTCCTCGTTGGTGGCGCACGATCGACAAGTGGTCGGTCTCGTGCATCCTGATCCTTTTTGGCATCGGCATTCTTCTAGGACTGGCAGCTTCGCCCCCCTTGGCTGAACGCAACGGGCTGGGTTATTTCCACTATGTTGAGCGCCAGTTGGTTTTCGGTGTCGCCGCGTTGATCACCATGTTTGCCTTCACCATGATGACCCCGCAGATGGTACGCCGACTGGGCGTCCTTGGGTTTATCGTGGCGTTGGTGGCCGTGATGCTATTGCCCGTACTGGGTACAGATTTCGGCAAGGGGGCCACGCGTTGGTATTCGCTGGGCTTTGCCTCGGTTCAACCGTCTGAGTTTCTAAAGCCGGGCTTTGTTGTGGTTGCCGCGTGGCTGATGGCCGCGAGCCAAGAGATCAACGGCCCGCCCGGACGCGCCATGTCTGCAGGTCTGGTCACGGTGATCGTGATGTTTCTGGCAATGCAGCCGGACTTTGGTCAATCGGCCCTAATCCTCTTTGGTTGGGGCGTGATGTATTTCCTTGCTGGCGCACCCATCTTGCTGCTTGTCGGCGCAGCAGGGCTGGTCGTTCTTGGCGGTACCTTCGCCTATCACAATTCACAACACTTCGCGCGTCGCATCGACGGCTTTCTGAATCCCGAGGTCGATCCGACCACCCAGCTGGGATATGCCACCAACGCCATCCGCGAGGGCGGTTTCTTTGGCGTCGGCGTGGGCGAGGGACAGGTGAAGTGGTCTTTGCCCGATGCACATACGGATTTCATCATCGCCGTCGCGGCCGAGGAATATGGCCTGCTTTTGGTCCTGATCATCATCGCGCTTTACGCCACCATCGTGGTCCGCAGCTTCCTGCGTCTGATCCGTGAGCGGAACACTTTTATCCGTCTGGCAGGTTCGGGCCTTGCTGCCATGTTTGGGGTGCAGGCATTGATCAACATGGGCGTGGCGGTACGTCTTCTGCCCGCGAAAGGCATGACGTTGCCGTTCGTCAGCTATGGCGGCTCGTCTTTGATCGCCGGAGGTATTGCACTTGGCATGCTTTTGGCCTTTACCCGCACGCGGCCTCAAGGCCGGATGCAGGACGTATTTGCGAACAGGCAGGGCAGATGA
- the murG gene encoding undecaprenyldiphospho-muramoylpentapeptide beta-N-acetylglucosaminyltransferase encodes MTTDQPLLVIAAGGTGGHMFPAQALAEAMLRKGWRVKLSTDARGARYTGGFPHVVEIEQVSSATFQRGGILAKAIVPFRIGAGVLGAVLKMRRDRPNAVVGFGGYPTIPALGAAKLLNLPRMIHEQNGVLGRVNTIFSSRVNRVACGTWPTDLPEGVEGVYTGNPVRGAVMARQGAGYIAPGDYPMSVLVIGGSQGARALSDHVPAALASLPDHLRRHISVSHQAREEDMERVSAFYDANGIRADVQSFFNDIPRRMSEAQLVISRAGASSVADISVIGRPSVLIPLPTATDDHQSANARGLVDAGAAILLPESMLTPESLAEQVALVLENSEGAEQMARAALAHGRPDATDALVALVEDLAAQA; translated from the coding sequence ATGACTACAGATCAACCGCTTCTTGTGATTGCTGCCGGTGGGACCGGCGGCCACATGTTTCCCGCGCAGGCCTTGGCGGAAGCGATGCTGCGTAAAGGCTGGCGTGTGAAGCTGTCGACCGACGCTCGCGGTGCGCGCTATACCGGTGGTTTTCCCCATGTGGTCGAGATCGAGCAAGTCTCCTCGGCCACCTTCCAGCGCGGCGGCATCTTGGCGAAAGCAATCGTACCGTTCCGAATTGGGGCAGGCGTGCTGGGCGCAGTTTTGAAGATGCGGCGTGACCGCCCCAATGCCGTTGTCGGCTTTGGCGGCTATCCGACCATCCCCGCCTTGGGCGCGGCCAAGCTTCTGAACCTGCCACGGATGATCCACGAACAGAACGGCGTTCTGGGCAGGGTGAACACGATCTTCTCAAGCCGCGTGAACCGCGTGGCCTGTGGCACATGGCCCACCGATCTGCCCGAAGGGGTCGAAGGTGTCTATACCGGCAATCCCGTGCGCGGCGCTGTCATGGCCCGTCAGGGCGCGGGCTATATCGCGCCGGGTGACTATCCGATGTCGGTCCTTGTGATCGGCGGTTCGCAAGGGGCGCGGGCTCTGTCCGATCATGTGCCTGCCGCTTTGGCCAGCTTGCCAGATCATTTGCGTCGTCATATCTCGGTCAGCCATCAGGCCCGGGAAGAAGACATGGAGCGGGTCAGCGCGTTTTATGATGCCAATGGCATCCGCGCCGATGTACAAAGCTTCTTCAACGATATCCCACGCCGGATGTCCGAAGCCCAGCTGGTGATCAGCCGGGCAGGGGCCTCGTCCGTGGCGGATATCTCGGTTATCGGGCGCCCCTCGGTTCTGATCCCGCTGCCTACAGCCACGGATGATCACCAAAGCGCCAATGCGCGTGGGTTGGTGGATGCAGGCGCCGCGATCTTGCTGCCTGAAAGCATGCTAACGCCAGAGAGTTTGGCCGAGCAGGTCGCGTTGGTTTTGGAAAACTCGGAAGGGGCCGAACAGATGGCCCGTGCCGCGCTGGCCCATGGTCGCCCCGACGCAACGGATGCGTTGGTAGCGCTGGTCGAGGATCTGGCCGCGCAGGCCTGA
- a CDS encoding metal-sensing transcriptional repressor — MEQPHTHASHPKISARLKRADGHLRSVIEMIDQGRPCVELAQQLQAVESAIRNAKQALIHDHLDHCLGDETSGAVAELKAITRYL, encoded by the coding sequence ATGGAACAGCCACACACGCATGCCAGCCACCCAAAAATCTCAGCCCGCCTGAAACGCGCCGATGGGCATCTAAGGTCGGTCATCGAGATGATCGACCAAGGACGCCCATGCGTAGAACTTGCCCAGCAATTACAAGCGGTTGAAAGCGCAATCCGCAATGCAAAACAAGCATTGATCCACGACCATCTGGATCACTGCCTTGGGGATGAAACATCAGGCGCGGTGGCAGAGCTTAAAGCCATCACCCGGTATTTGTGA
- a CDS encoding pirin family protein: MSIRPVLSADLSKPTMEGAGVHLHRAFGFHDPKAYDPFLLFDDFRNDDPRLSEKGFPWHPHRGIETITYVLAGEVEHEDSLGNKGRLGAGDIQWMTAGSGIMHQEMPNANTTGQMHGFQLWANLPRDLKMTAPNYQDVPSVEIPVIEEDDGTKVRVIVGKFWGRSGPVDGIAADPLYLDVSIPAGVTKTLPIDTRRQAFAYVFEGAGAFADAAAPQGVLLEKEVMGQEVNIRDLSGNRTVIRFGAGDEVRVQAGPEGVRFLLVAGAPIREPVAWHGPIVMNTKDELRQAMSDLRNGTFIKPAH, translated from the coding sequence ATGTCCATTCGCCCTGTTCTTTCCGCTGACCTATCCAAACCCACAATGGAAGGGGCTGGGGTGCACCTGCATCGTGCCTTTGGCTTTCACGATCCCAAGGCCTACGACCCTTTCCTGCTGTTTGACGATTTCCGCAATGACGATCCCCGTCTGTCTGAAAAGGGCTTTCCGTGGCATCCACATCGCGGGATCGAGACCATCACTTATGTGTTGGCCGGAGAGGTCGAGCATGAGGATAGTCTTGGCAACAAAGGACGGTTGGGGGCCGGAGACATTCAATGGATGACCGCCGGGTCTGGCATCATGCATCAGGAAATGCCGAACGCGAACACGACGGGACAAATGCACGGGTTCCAGCTGTGGGCCAACTTGCCACGCGATCTGAAGATGACTGCGCCCAATTATCAGGACGTGCCCTCGGTCGAGATCCCCGTGATCGAGGAAGACGATGGCACCAAGGTGCGCGTGATCGTTGGGAAGTTCTGGGGCCGCTCTGGCCCGGTCGATGGGATCGCAGCAGATCCGCTGTATTTGGATGTCAGCATTCCTGCGGGCGTCACAAAGACGTTGCCGATTGATACACGTCGTCAGGCCTTTGCTTATGTGTTCGAAGGGGCAGGGGCGTTTGCAGACGCGGCGGCGCCTCAGGGTGTGCTTTTGGAAAAAGAAGTAATGGGGCAAGAGGTCAACATCCGCGACCTGTCAGGCAATCGCACCGTGATCCGCTTTGGCGCAGGGGATGAGGTGCGCGTGCAGGCCGGTCCCGAAGGCGTACGCTTCCTTCTGGTCGCCGGGGCTCCGATCCGAGAACCCGTCGCCTGGCATGGGCCTATTGTCATGAACACCAAAGACGAACTGCGCCAAGCGATGAGCGATCTGCGCAATGGTACGTTTATCAAGCCTGCGCATTAG
- a CDS encoding NAD(P)(+) transhydrogenase (Re/Si-specific) subunit beta — protein sequence MEFGFTTAAYVVAAVLFILSLGGLSGQESAKRAVWYGIVGMGLAVAATLIGPGAGLWWLSIPLIAAGGFIGYQLASKVEMTQMPELVAGMHALVGLAAVFVGFNAHFEIGNAAEALAAGGDAVKELGAFGKLIAKKSAVEINILLVELSLGVWIGAVTFTGSVIAYGKLSGKVTSSAEKLPGGHMLNAGAAAISVICLIWYLNTAAFLPLIILTIAALFIGYHLIMGIGGADMPVVVSMLNSYSGWAAAAIGFSLGNDLLIVVGALVGSSGAILSYIMCKAMNRSFVSVILGGFGGGSDGPAMEIDGEQIAIDADGVAAALDEADSVVIIPGYGMAVAQAQQNVAELTRRLRAKGKNVRFAIHPVAGRLPGHMNVLLAEAKVPYDIVLEMDEINDDFPETDVAIVIGSNDIVNPAAQEDPNSPIAGMPVLECWKAKQVFVSKRGQGTGYSGIENPLFFKENTRMFYGDAKQSLDTLLTMIQ from the coding sequence ATGGAATTTGGTTTCACCACAGCTGCATATGTTGTTGCAGCAGTTCTTTTCATCCTCTCTCTTGGCGGTTTGTCGGGACAGGAAAGCGCGAAACGCGCGGTATGGTATGGCATTGTCGGCATGGGTCTGGCAGTGGCTGCGACCCTGATTGGCCCCGGAGCCGGTCTTTGGTGGCTGTCGATCCCGCTGATCGCTGCGGGTGGTTTCATTGGCTATCAGCTGGCATCGAAGGTCGAGATGACCCAGATGCCGGAACTGGTCGCTGGGATGCACGCACTGGTCGGTCTGGCTGCTGTTTTCGTGGGCTTCAACGCCCATTTCGAGATCGGCAACGCGGCCGAGGCTCTGGCTGCTGGCGGCGACGCTGTCAAAGAGCTGGGTGCCTTCGGCAAACTTATCGCCAAGAAATCCGCAGTCGAGATCAACATTCTGTTGGTCGAGCTGTCGCTGGGTGTCTGGATCGGTGCCGTGACCTTCACCGGTTCGGTCATTGCGTACGGCAAACTGTCGGGCAAAGTGACATCGTCGGCTGAAAAGCTGCCGGGTGGTCACATGCTGAACGCCGGCGCTGCAGCGATTTCGGTGATCTGCCTGATCTGGTATCTGAACACGGCAGCCTTCCTGCCGCTAATCATCCTGACCATTGCAGCTCTGTTCATCGGCTATCACCTGATCATGGGCATCGGCGGTGCCGACATGCCGGTGGTTGTGTCGATGCTGAACAGCTACTCGGGTTGGGCTGCGGCTGCGATCGGCTTCTCGCTGGGCAACGACCTTCTGATCGTTGTCGGCGCGCTGGTTGGTTCGTCGGGTGCGATCCTGTCCTACATCATGTGTAAAGCGATGAACCGCTCGTTCGTCAGCGTTATCCTTGGTGGCTTTGGTGGCGGTTCCGACGGTCCTGCCATGGAAATCGACGGCGAACAGATCGCCATCGACGCCGATGGTGTTGCGGCTGCACTGGATGAAGCCGACAGCGTGGTCATCATCCCCGGTTACGGTATGGCTGTGGCGCAAGCCCAGCAGAACGTGGCCGAGCTGACCCGCCGTCTGCGCGCCAAGGGCAAGAACGTCCGCTTTGCAATCCACCCGGTTGCTGGCCGTCTGCCTGGGCACATGAACGTGCTGCTGGCGGAAGCCAAGGTGCCTTACGACATCGTGCTTGAGATGGATGAGATCAATGACGACTTCCCGGAAACAGACGTCGCCATCGTCATCGGCTCGAACGACATCGTGAACCCTGCTGCACAGGAAGACCCCAACAGCCCCATCGCCGGCATGCCGGTTCTGGAATGCTGGAAAGCCAAGCAGGTCTTCGTGTCGAAACGTGGTCAAGGTACCGGTTACTCGGGCATCGAGAACCCGCTGTTCTTCAAAGAGAACACGCGCATGTTCTATGGCGACGCGAAACAGTCGCTGGATACATTGCTGACGATGATCCAGTAA
- a CDS encoding methyltransferase family protein: protein MWLIAMAAVAFGLDSFVPGLGFDLNWTRWLGTGLVGTGIGVMVLAVWEFLRARTTIIPRQRPTAFLQSGIYRLTRNPIYLGDALVLGGLVLRWDVLPALILVPMFTRIITTRFIIGEEAGLTAIFGDEFKNWAATVRRWL from the coding sequence ATGTGGCTGATTGCTATGGCTGCTGTCGCCTTTGGGTTGGATAGCTTTGTCCCTGGGCTTGGCTTCGATCTGAACTGGACGCGCTGGCTGGGAACGGGTCTGGTCGGGACAGGGATTGGTGTAATGGTGCTGGCGGTGTGGGAATTCCTGCGCGCACGCACGACGATCATCCCGCGTCAGCGTCCTACCGCGTTTCTTCAATCCGGCATCTATCGCCTGACACGCAACCCGATCTATTTGGGTGATGCGCTGGTTCTGGGCGGGCTTGTCCTGCGCTGGGATGTACTGCCAGCCCTGATTTTAGTGCCGATGTTCACGAGAATCATCACGACACGTTTCATTATTGGAGAAGAAGCCGGACTGACCGCCATTTTTGGCGATGAGTTCAAAAACTGGGCTGCGACCGTGCGTCGCTGGCTGTAA